One genomic region from Streptomyces sp. Li-HN-5-11 encodes:
- a CDS encoding ParA family protein, which produces MAGSVHCEPEVEESESLRSDANIAGPMTDPVPGPRTESMGEDVSRETPPPMDDTPIGRAAQLAVEALGRAGEGLPRPEETRVIVVANQKGGVGKTTTTVNLAASLALHGGRVLVVDLDPQGNASTALGIDHHAEVPSIYDVLVESKPLAEVVQPVPDVEGLFCAPATIDLAGAEIELVSLVARESRLQRAIQAYEQPLDYILIDCPPSLGLLTVNALVAGQEVLIPIQCEYYALEGLGQLLRNVDLVRGHLNPALHVSTILLTMYDGRTRLASQVADEVRSHFGDEVLRTSIPRSVRISEAPSYGQTVLTYDPGSSGALSYLEAAREIALKGVGVSYDATHAHIGAQSDPSMEGIQ; this is translated from the coding sequence ATGGCAGGCTCTGTTCATTGCGAGCCTGAAGTCGAGGAGAGTGAATCCTTGCGGTCCGACGCCAACATCGCGGGACCGATGACCGATCCGGTCCCCGGTCCCCGTACCGAGTCGATGGGGGAGGATGTTTCACGTGAAACGCCGCCCCCGATGGACGACACTCCCATCGGTCGCGCTGCCCAACTGGCGGTCGAGGCTCTAGGCCGCGCCGGCGAGGGTCTGCCACGGCCCGAGGAGACCCGCGTCATCGTCGTCGCCAACCAGAAAGGTGGCGTGGGCAAGACGACGACGACCGTCAATCTTGCCGCGTCACTGGCCCTGCACGGTGGTCGTGTCCTGGTGGTGGATCTCGACCCGCAGGGCAATGCGTCCACCGCGCTGGGTATCGACCACCACGCCGAAGTGCCCTCCATCTATGACGTCTTGGTGGAGAGCAAGCCGCTGGCAGAGGTCGTCCAGCCTGTCCCCGATGTCGAGGGACTCTTCTGCGCCCCCGCCACGATCGATCTCGCCGGTGCGGAGATCGAGCTGGTGTCCCTGGTGGCTCGGGAGAGTCGACTGCAGCGGGCGATCCAGGCCTATGAGCAGCCGCTGGACTACATTCTGATCGACTGCCCTCCCTCCCTCGGCCTGCTGACGGTCAACGCGCTGGTCGCCGGGCAGGAGGTCCTCATTCCGATCCAGTGCGAGTACTACGCGCTCGAGGGCCTGGGACAGCTGCTGCGCAACGTCGACCTGGTACGGGGGCACCTCAACCCCGCCCTGCATGTGTCGACCATCCTGCTCACCATGTACGACGGCCGGACACGTCTTGCGTCCCAGGTCGCCGACGAGGTGCGCAGCCACTTCGGTGACGAGGTGCTGCGGACGAGCATTCCTCGTTCCGTGAGAATCTCCGAGGCGCCGAGCTACGGACAGACGGTGCTGACTTACGATCCAGGATCGAGCGGTGCCCTCTCCTATCTTGAGGCGGCACGAGAAATTGCGCTGAAGGGTGTCGGCGTCAGCTACGACGCGACGCATGCCCACATCGGCGCACAGAGCGACCCGAGCATGGAGGGGATTCAGTGA
- the rsmG gene encoding 16S rRNA (guanine(527)-N(7))-methyltransferase RsmG, translating into MTEAAELPPAPEQARDVFGDRFADAVRYAELLAEAGVQRGLIGPREVPRLWERHLLNCAVLSEAVPEGVTVCDVGSGAGLPGIPLALVRDDLNITLLEPLLRRTNFLTEVVELLGLDHVTVVRGRAEEVMGNLPPVHVVTARAVAPLDRLATWGIPLLRPYGEMLALKGDTAEEELKSAATALSKLGAVETSILHVGEGIVDPLSTVVRVEVGESPGGVRFAAKRAKAARTGRARRRR; encoded by the coding sequence CTCCCCCCTGCGCCCGAGCAGGCACGTGACGTATTCGGTGATCGCTTCGCTGATGCGGTCCGGTACGCCGAGCTGCTCGCCGAGGCAGGCGTGCAGCGAGGGCTCATCGGCCCGCGTGAGGTTCCCCGCCTGTGGGAGCGGCACCTGCTGAACTGTGCGGTGCTCTCTGAGGCCGTTCCCGAGGGGGTGACGGTGTGCGACGTCGGCTCGGGTGCCGGCCTGCCGGGTATTCCGCTGGCCCTGGTCCGGGACGACCTGAACATCACTCTGCTGGAGCCCCTGCTGCGGCGCACCAATTTCCTCACCGAGGTCGTCGAGCTCCTGGGTCTTGACCATGTGACGGTCGTCCGCGGCCGCGCCGAGGAGGTCATGGGCAACCTTCCGCCGGTCCATGTGGTGACCGCCCGGGCGGTGGCCCCGCTGGACCGCCTGGCCACCTGGGGTATTCCGCTGCTGCGCCCCTACGGTGAGATGCTGGCGCTCAAGGGCGACACGGCTGAGGAGGAGCTGAAGAGCGCGGCCACCGCCCTCAGCAAGCTCGGCGCTGTGGAGACCTCGATCCTGCATGTGGGTGAGGGCATCGTGGATCCCTTGTCCACTGTGGTGCGGGTCGAGGTGGGAGAGAGCCCGGGAGGTGTGCGTTTCGCGGCGAAGCGCGCGAAGGCGGCTCGGACGGGGCGTGCGCGCCGACGCCGGTAG